In Streptacidiphilus sp. P02-A3a, the DNA window GCCAGCGAGAACGCGGGCAGCAGCATGGTCCGGAGCCAACCGCCCAGGGACTGCGCCGGGTTGACGTAGCCGCCGCTGGGGAGCAGCGAGTGGCTGATCGCGAACTCCTGGATCAGCAGGATGCCCAGCCAGAAGGAGGGGATCGCCACCCCCGCGATGGACAGCACCCGGGAGAGCTGGTCGGGCCAGCGGTCCCGGTAGACGGCCCCGGTGATGCCGAGCACCAGCGCCAGCGCGATCGCGATCACCAGGGCGAGCAGGGTGAGTTGCAGGGTGAGTGGGAAGGCGGTGGCGATGCGGCCGGAGACCGACTGCGAGGGGGGCAGCGTCAGCCCCAGGTTGCCGTGCAGCAACTGCCCCAGGAAGCGCACGTAGCGGACGGGCAGCGGTGAGTTCAGCCCGTTGGCGGCGGCGAACGCGGCCCGTGCCTGGGGTGTGGCGCTGTCGCCCAGCGCGTTGTAGGCGGGGTCGACCGGCGAGAATTGCAGCACCACGAAGACCAGGGCGGTGACGCCGAGGATCATCACCGGCAGCATCGCGACGCGGCGTAGCGCGAGCCTGAGGAATACAACCATCGTAGGAAGTCCTTCAAGGAGCTGAGGGAGCGGGGGCCCGGTGGCGGTGGGCCGCCCCGCTCCGGACCGGTCAGGCTGTGTCGACGTCCAGGAAGGACAGACCGGTGGTCGGCAGCGGGTGGAACCCGCTGAGGGCCTTGGCGTTCCAGGCCGTGGGGAGCTTGCGGTGGACGATCGGGTAGAGCGGGCACTGGTCCGCGACGACGTCCATGACCTGGTTCCACAGCGTGGTCCGGGTGGCCGTGTCGGAGCTGCGGGCGGCCTGGTCGAGCAGCGCGCGGACCTGGACGTCGGGCGCGGTGCCGTGCCAGCGGAACCGGGTGGTCGGCCACTGGCCGTCGTAGAACCAGCGGATCAGCAGGTCCGCGTCCTGGCCGAAGACCGAGGGGTCGCCGGGGGCGAGCAGCACGGTGAACCGGTTGCTGTCGACCTTGGCGTACTGGCCGGAGGAGTCGCCGATGTCGAGCGTGGTCTGCACGCCGATGGCGTCCCAGGCCTCCTTGACCATCGGGGCGATGTCGCTGACCCAGTCGGTGTTGGTGGTGGTCAGCGTGATCGACAGGTTGCTCACGCCCGCCGCCGCGAGCAGCGACTTGGCCCTGGCCGGGTCGTAGCCGTAGACGGTGGCGGCGCGGTGGTAGTTCGGGTGCGTCGGCTGGAGGTAGCCGGTGGACGGGGTGCCGTTGCCGAACATCGCGGTCTGCACGATCTTGTCGACGTCCAGCGCGTAGTGCAGTGCCTGCCGCACCCGCTTGTCGTCGTACGGCTTGGCAGAGCAGTTGAACATCAGGAACAGGTTCCCGAAGGACTGCACCGACCGCAGCGTCTCCTTGGCCTGGACCGAGCTGACGTCGATGTAGGGGACGTCCTCGATGGCCGCGGTCTGGCCGGAGATCAGCGCGTTCACCCGGGCGGTGGCGTCCGAGGTCAGGTACCAGACCATGTTCGGGACCTTGGCCGGCCGGTGGCCGTTGTAGCCGTCCCACTTCTTGAAGATGATCTTGTCGTTCGGCGTGGCCGAGACCAGGGCCCACGGTCCGGAGCCGACCGGCTTGGCGTCGAAGCCCTTGGGGTCGGCCGTGACCAGCTTCCGCGGCACGATCTTGACCGTCGCCAGCCGGTCCGCGAACAGCGGGAACGGGTACTTGAGGTCGAACTCGACCGTACTCGGGTCGATCTTCTTGACGCCCGACAGGAACGGGACGAACTCCGCCATCAGCGAGGCGCTGGCCGGGTTCAGCACCCGGGTGAAGCTGAACACCACGTCGTCGGCGGTGACCGCGGAA includes these proteins:
- a CDS encoding ABC transporter substrate-binding protein; translation: MERVSKAAVSRDAVSRSVDRRGFLRLTGALAAAAAVTQAVAACSGPASNAAGSGGSGGGAKSDTIRAGISYSLSSGFDPMSASGATPVAANNHIFEALVDLDPASRTAYPALAAAMPQAVNPTTYRVSLRKGATFHDGSAVTADDVVFSFTRVLNPASASLMAEFVPFLSGVKKIDPSTVEFDLKYPFPLFADRLATVKIVPRKLVTADPKGFDAKPVGSGPWALVSATPNDKIIFKKWDGYNGHRPAKVPNMVWYLTSDATARVNALISGQTAAIEDVPYIDVSSVQAKETLRSVQSFGNLFLMFNCSAKPYDDKRVRQALHYALDVDKIVQTAMFGNGTPSTGYLQPTHPNYHRAATVYGYDPARAKSLLAAAGVSNLSITLTTTNTDWVSDIAPMVKEAWDAIGVQTTLDIGDSSGQYAKVDSNRFTVLLAPGDPSVFGQDADLLIRWFYDGQWPTTRFRWHGTAPDVQVRALLDQAARSSDTATRTTLWNQVMDVVADQCPLYPIVHRKLPTAWNAKALSGFHPLPTTGLSFLDVDTA
- a CDS encoding ABC transporter permease gives rise to the protein MVVFLRLALRRVAMLPVMILGVTALVFVVLQFSPVDPAYNALGDSATPQARAAFAAANGLNSPLPVRYVRFLGQLLHGNLGLTLPPSQSVSGRIATAFPLTLQLTLLALVIAIALALVLGITGAVYRDRWPDQLSRVLSIAGVAIPSFWLGILLIQEFAISHSLLPSGGYVNPAQSLGGWLRTMLLPAFSLAFPVAATLSRMIRTSLVAELDRDYVRTATGNGLSRATVIRGALRNALVTPLTVLGLQVGYLLSGAVVIETIFNLPGMGSLVLEGVTAGDISLVQGTVLTVALAFLVVNVLVDLLVLLVNPRLRTV